In Streptomyces sp. NBC_01707, a genomic segment contains:
- a CDS encoding TetR/AcrR family transcriptional regulator: protein MATSTTRAPGTSRADLITDAALALLAERGMRGLTHRAVDDRAGLPQGSTSNHARTRQALLEATVRRLAEREAQVLAPGELPMPDGEPADGVPGEATEGPDALVAGLALALHRYLTRHPELLICRYELALEATRRPELREFFDATGRQFREPLVTLMTAAGSAEPERHAHSLVAWCEGLMFSCAVGSFHRSVPTTAELRTGFTELLRGMLGPRR, encoded by the coding sequence ATGGCCACGAGCACCACACGCGCCCCCGGCACCTCCCGGGCCGACCTGATCACCGATGCCGCCCTGGCGCTGCTCGCCGAGCGCGGGATGCGGGGGCTGACCCATCGCGCCGTCGACGACCGAGCCGGGCTCCCCCAGGGCTCGACGTCCAACCACGCCCGCACCCGGCAGGCCCTGCTGGAAGCGACGGTGCGACGACTGGCGGAGCGCGAGGCGCAGGTGCTCGCCCCAGGCGAACTCCCGATGCCGGACGGCGAACCGGCCGACGGGGTGCCCGGGGAAGCCACCGAGGGCCCGGACGCACTGGTCGCCGGTCTCGCACTGGCCCTGCACCGGTATCTGACCCGCCACCCCGAGCTGCTGATCTGCCGGTACGAACTCGCCCTGGAAGCCACCCGGCGGCCGGAGCTGCGGGAGTTCTTCGACGCGACGGGCCGCCAGTTCCGCGAACCCCTGGTGACGCTGATGACGGCGGCCGGTTCGGCCGAACCGGAGCGACATGCACACTCCCTGGTGGCCTGGTGCGAAGGGCTGATGTTCTCCTGCGCCGTGGGGTCGTTCCACCGGTCCGTACCGACCACGGCGGAGCTGCGCACCGGCTTCACCGAGCTGTTGCGCGGAATGCTGGGGCCCCGTCGGTGA
- a CDS encoding FAD-dependent monooxygenase: MAEPHAVVIGSGIGGLTAAVALHRRGWQVTVLERAASLEPVGAGIGLAPNSQRALDVIGLGDRIRSLAAWQGDGGMRRPDGRWLARTDSAAATERFGGPIVLVHRATLIGALAAELPASAIRTGTAAELVDPGTAAGARAVVATQDGNIEADLVVGADGINSAVRSFLFPAHPGPSYAGFTTWRVVVPAPGKPFAPHETWGRGALWGTQPLKDGRIYAYAAAVAPAGERADDEKAELLHRFGGWHDPIPGIIAAVEPDRILRNDVHHLIDPLPAFHRGRTVLVGDCAHAMAPTLGQGGNQAIEDGIVLAHHAAPDGDLAAALAAYSADRVPRTGGIVRKAAQVTRLMRLTSPPAVALRDTLMSAVSRFGPGLVLRTFDGIADWRPPQHTYAAGTKETPMSQR, translated from the coding sequence ATGGCCGAGCCCCATGCGGTCGTCATCGGCAGCGGGATCGGCGGTCTGACCGCCGCCGTGGCCCTGCACCGGCGCGGCTGGCAGGTCACCGTCCTGGAGCGGGCCGCCTCCCTGGAGCCCGTCGGCGCCGGTATCGGCCTCGCGCCCAACTCCCAGCGTGCCCTGGACGTGATCGGCCTCGGTGACCGGATCAGGTCCCTGGCCGCCTGGCAGGGCGACGGCGGTATGCGCAGACCGGACGGCCGCTGGCTCGCCCGGACCGACAGCGCCGCCGCGACCGAGCGGTTCGGCGGTCCGATCGTCCTGGTGCACCGCGCCACCCTGATCGGTGCCCTCGCCGCCGAACTGCCGGCATCGGCGATCCGTACCGGGACGGCGGCGGAGCTCGTGGACCCGGGCACCGCGGCCGGCGCCCGGGCCGTCGTCGCGACGCAGGACGGGAACATCGAGGCCGACCTCGTCGTCGGCGCCGACGGCATCAACTCGGCAGTGCGCTCCTTCCTCTTTCCAGCCCACCCCGGTCCCTCGTACGCCGGCTTCACCACGTGGCGCGTCGTCGTACCCGCGCCGGGGAAACCCTTCGCCCCGCACGAGACGTGGGGCCGCGGCGCCCTCTGGGGCACCCAGCCGCTCAAGGACGGCCGGATCTACGCCTACGCGGCGGCGGTCGCACCGGCCGGAGAGCGAGCCGACGACGAGAAGGCCGAGTTGCTGCACCGGTTCGGCGGTTGGCACGACCCGATCCCCGGAATCATCGCCGCCGTCGAACCCGACCGGATTCTCCGCAACGACGTGCACCATCTGATCGACCCGCTGCCGGCGTTCCACCGGGGCCGCACCGTCCTGGTCGGCGACTGTGCCCACGCCATGGCGCCCACGCTCGGACAGGGCGGCAACCAGGCCATCGAGGACGGCATCGTGCTCGCCCACCACGCGGCGCCCGACGGCGACCTGGCGGCGGCCCTCGCCGCGTACAGCGCGGACCGGGTCCCGCGGACGGGCGGCATCGTCCGCAAGGCCGCCCAGGTGACCCGGCTGATGCGCCTGACCAGCCCTCCTGCCGTCGCGCTGCGCGACACCCTGATGTCAGCCGTTTCCCGCTTCGGGCCCGGCCTCGTCCTGCGCACCTTCGACGGCATCGCCGACTGGCGGCCGCCGCAGCACACGTATGCTGCCGGGACGAAGGAAACGCCCATGTCGCAGCGGTAG
- a CDS encoding SDR family oxidoreductase — MTVQDSGKVALITGASRGIGYGIAEALVARGDRVCITGRGEDALKEAVEKLGSDRVIGIAGKAHDEAHQAVAVERTMEAFGRVDFLVNNAGTNPVFAPIAELDLAVARKVYETNVISALGFAQQTWKAWQKENGGAIVNIASVAGVSASPFIGAYGMSKAAMVNLTLQLAHEFAPAVRVNAIAPAVVKTRFASALYEGREAEAAAAYPLGRLGVPEDIGGAAAFLTSNQSDWITGQTLVVDGGIFLNAGVG, encoded by the coding sequence ATGACTGTGCAGGACAGTGGGAAGGTCGCGCTGATCACGGGCGCGAGCCGGGGGATCGGTTACGGGATCGCCGAGGCGCTCGTCGCCCGCGGTGACCGGGTGTGCATCACCGGGCGCGGCGAGGACGCGCTCAAGGAGGCCGTCGAGAAGCTCGGCTCCGACCGCGTCATCGGCATCGCCGGAAAGGCGCACGACGAGGCGCACCAGGCAGTGGCTGTGGAGCGGACCATGGAGGCGTTCGGACGCGTCGACTTCCTGGTCAACAATGCCGGTACGAACCCGGTCTTCGCCCCGATCGCGGAACTCGACCTGGCTGTTGCCCGCAAGGTCTACGAGACCAACGTGATCTCGGCGCTCGGCTTCGCCCAGCAGACCTGGAAGGCCTGGCAGAAGGAGAACGGCGGGGCGATCGTCAATATCGCCTCGGTCGCCGGTGTCTCCGCCTCGCCGTTCATCGGCGCGTACGGCATGAGCAAGGCCGCCATGGTCAATCTGACCCTTCAGCTGGCGCACGAGTTCGCACCGGCCGTGCGGGTCAACGCCATCGCCCCCGCGGTCGTGAAGACCAGGTTCGCCTCGGCGCTGTACGAGGGCCGTGAGGCGGAGGCCGCCGCGGCCTATCCGCTCGGCCGGCTCGGTGTCCCCGAGGACATCGGTGGCGCAGCCGCGTTCCTCACGTCGAACCAGTCCGACTGGATCACGGGACAGACGTTGGTGGTCGACGGAGGCATCTTCCTGAATGCGGGTGTGGGCTGA
- a CDS encoding nuclear transport factor 2 family protein yields MTQRVALATVMDQLSIDAVITGYAVAVDDGSWQDYRDLFTPDGRADYRSAGGVEGSAAEVAHWLEETMRLFPVRQHLIVNRRLDLQDLGGYPGDRADVRADYLNPMRLQGTQAAGGASPDTTAPNFTSGGRYAFGLSRTDVGWRIRTVTVHEKWRSLSGSLAPS; encoded by the coding sequence ATGACGCAGCGCGTGGCTCTCGCGACCGTGATGGACCAGCTGTCCATCGACGCAGTGATCACCGGCTATGCGGTGGCGGTGGACGACGGCTCCTGGCAGGACTACCGGGACCTTTTCACCCCGGACGGCCGCGCCGACTACCGCAGCGCGGGCGGTGTCGAGGGGTCCGCCGCCGAGGTCGCGCACTGGCTCGAGGAGACGATGCGACTCTTTCCCGTACGTCAGCACCTGATCGTCAATCGCCGGCTCGACCTCCAGGACCTGGGCGGCTACCCCGGTGACCGCGCCGATGTGCGGGCCGACTACCTGAACCCGATGCGGCTGCAGGGTACGCAGGCCGCCGGCGGCGCGTCCCCCGACACCACCGCGCCGAACTTCACCTCCGGTGGCCGGTACGCCTTCGGGCTGTCGCGTACGGACGTCGGCTGGCGGATCCGTACCGTGACCGTCCACGAGAAGTGGCGCAGCCTCTCCGGCTCCCTCGCACCGAGCTGA
- the fabG gene encoding 3-oxoacyl-ACP reductase FabG, with protein sequence MSTTEQRVAIVTGAARGIGAATAVRLAAEGRAVAVLDLDEAACKDTVEKITAAGGTALAVGCDVSDSAQVEAAVARVAAELGAPTILVNNAGVLRDNLLFKMSESDWDTVMNVHLKGAFLMAKAVQKHMVDAKFGRIVSLSSSSALGNRGQANYSAVKAGLQGFTKTLAKELGKFGITANAVAPGFIVTEMTAQTAARVGMGFEEFQAAAATQIPVQRVGHPEDIANAIAFFTGEEAGFVSGQVMYVAGGPLN encoded by the coding sequence ATGTCCACCACCGAGCAGCGCGTCGCCATCGTGACGGGAGCGGCGCGGGGCATTGGCGCCGCCACCGCGGTACGCCTGGCGGCCGAGGGCCGCGCCGTCGCCGTACTCGACCTCGACGAGGCGGCCTGCAAGGACACCGTCGAGAAGATCACCGCCGCCGGGGGCACCGCCCTCGCCGTCGGTTGCGACGTGTCGGACAGCGCCCAGGTGGAGGCCGCCGTGGCGCGTGTCGCCGCCGAGCTCGGCGCCCCGACGATCCTCGTCAACAACGCGGGCGTGCTCCGCGACAACCTGCTCTTCAAGATGAGCGAGTCCGACTGGGACACCGTGATGAACGTGCACCTGAAGGGCGCGTTCCTGATGGCCAAGGCCGTCCAGAAGCACATGGTGGACGCGAAGTTCGGCCGTATCGTCTCGCTGTCCTCCTCCTCGGCGCTCGGCAACCGCGGCCAGGCCAACTACTCCGCGGTCAAGGCCGGTCTGCAGGGCTTCACCAAGACCCTCGCCAAGGAGCTCGGCAAGTTCGGCATCACCGCCAACGCTGTCGCGCCCGGCTTCATCGTCACCGAGATGACGGCGCAGACCGCGGCCCGGGTCGGCATGGGCTTCGAGGAGTTCCAGGCCGCCGCGGCCACTCAGATCCCCGTGCAGCGCGTCGGCCACCCCGAGGACATCGCCAACGCGATCGCCTTCTTCACGGGCGAGGAGGCAGGCTTCGTCTCCGGTCAGGTCATGTACGTCGCCGGCGGACCGCTCAACTGA
- a CDS encoding DUF3037 domain-containing protein → MSKREVFEYALLRVVPRVERGECFNAGVLVYCRAKSFVAARTHLDENKLKALDPHADVVGVRAALRAVEGVCDGGDAAGQAACDDAGRRFRWLIAPRSTVVQPSAVHSGLTTDPEAEVERLLDLLVR, encoded by the coding sequence GTGAGCAAGCGCGAGGTCTTCGAGTACGCGCTGCTGCGCGTCGTGCCCCGGGTCGAGCGCGGTGAGTGCTTCAACGCGGGTGTGCTGGTGTACTGCCGCGCCAAGTCCTTCGTGGCCGCCCGGACCCATCTCGACGAGAACAAGCTGAAGGCCCTGGACCCGCACGCCGACGTGGTCGGCGTACGAGCGGCTCTACGGGCCGTCGAGGGGGTCTGCGACGGTGGCGACGCGGCCGGTCAGGCCGCCTGTGACGATGCGGGCCGGCGCTTTCGCTGGCTGATCGCCCCGCGCTCCACGGTCGTTCAGCCGAGTGCGGTGCACAGCGGTCTCACCACGGATCCGGAGGCCGAGGTCGAGCGGCTGCTCGACCTGCTGGTGCGCTGA
- the lnt gene encoding apolipoprotein N-acyltransferase, whose translation MRIPVGRREQRERMLRSPWWRGGGALVAGALPALAFPAPSLWWFAYVALVPWLLLIRSAGTARRAALDGWLGGTGYLLAVHQWLVPSLHVFIVVLAALLGLLWAPWGLLVSRLIGGAPSVATAAAAVIVVPSGWLIIELARSWESLGGPWGLLGASQWQVPAALRVASVGAVWLVSLLVVAVNTAVALLLLSPGARTAGAVTIVVCALAVGAIWTWAPRPEQSGVARIAVVQPGVVAGPNSVALRFARSEQLTRTLAGRDVDLVVWGESSVGQDLSRRPELAARIAKLSREVGADVLVNEDARHTGASGRTGIFKSAVLVGPDGPTGDRYDKMRLVPFGEYIPARSVLGWVTSVGKAAGEDRLRGTRQVVMSVPEPPRTDGFTGSPTEVRAPEHTLRIGPLVCFESAFPDMSRRLTRDGAQLLIAQSSTSSFQHTWAPEQHASLGALRAAENGRPMVHATLTGISTAYGPQGGRVGKPLGTDTSGATVFDVPLASGSTLYVQLGDWPVYGALGVLAAFCAYEGGRSLRRRNPVEPVGAVGPKAGVPAP comes from the coding sequence ATGCGGATTCCGGTCGGTCGCCGTGAGCAGCGGGAGCGGATGCTCCGGTCGCCCTGGTGGCGCGGCGGCGGAGCCCTGGTCGCCGGGGCCCTGCCCGCGCTCGCCTTTCCCGCCCCGTCGCTGTGGTGGTTCGCCTATGTCGCGCTGGTGCCCTGGCTGCTGCTGATCCGCTCCGCAGGTACCGCGCGCCGTGCCGCGCTCGACGGCTGGCTCGGCGGGACGGGGTACCTGCTCGCCGTACACCAATGGCTGGTGCCGAGCCTGCATGTGTTCATCGTCGTTCTCGCGGCGCTGCTCGGTCTGCTGTGGGCGCCCTGGGGCCTGCTGGTGTCCAGATTGATCGGCGGCGCCCCTTCCGTCGCGACGGCCGCGGCAGCCGTGATCGTGGTGCCGTCCGGCTGGCTGATCATCGAGCTGGCCCGCTCCTGGGAGAGTCTCGGCGGTCCCTGGGGACTCCTCGGTGCGAGCCAGTGGCAGGTGCCCGCGGCGCTCCGGGTGGCATCGGTCGGCGCTGTGTGGCTGGTGAGTCTTCTGGTGGTGGCGGTGAACACCGCGGTCGCCCTGCTGCTCCTGTCGCCCGGAGCACGGACGGCCGGGGCGGTCACCATCGTGGTGTGCGCGCTGGCCGTGGGCGCGATATGGACCTGGGCGCCGCGGCCGGAGCAGTCGGGCGTGGCCCGGATCGCCGTCGTGCAACCGGGGGTCGTCGCGGGGCCGAACAGCGTTGCGCTCCGCTTCGCGCGCAGCGAGCAGCTGACGCGCACGCTGGCGGGCCGCGACGTCGATCTGGTGGTGTGGGGCGAGAGCAGTGTCGGCCAGGATCTGTCCCGGCGACCGGAACTGGCCGCGCGGATCGCGAAGCTCTCGCGCGAGGTCGGCGCGGATGTGCTGGTGAACGAGGATGCCCGGCACACCGGCGCGTCGGGCCGGACGGGGATATTCAAGAGCGCGGTGCTGGTGGGGCCGGACGGTCCGACCGGGGACCGCTACGACAAGATGCGTCTGGTGCCGTTCGGTGAGTACATCCCGGCCCGTTCGGTACTCGGCTGGGTCACGTCGGTGGGGAAGGCGGCAGGCGAGGACCGGCTGCGCGGCACCCGGCAGGTGGTGATGTCCGTTCCCGAGCCGCCTCGCACGGACGGCTTCACCGGGTCCCCCACCGAGGTCCGCGCGCCGGAGCACACTCTGCGGATCGGGCCGCTGGTCTGCTTCGAGTCGGCGTTCCCCGACATGAGCAGGCGGTTGACCCGGGACGGGGCACAGTTGCTGATCGCCCAGTCGTCGACCTCTTCGTTCCAGCACACCTGGGCGCCGGAGCAGCACGCCTCGCTCGGCGCGCTGCGTGCCGCCGAGAACGGCCGTCCGATGGTGCATGCCACGCTCACCGGCATCAGCACGGCGTACGGCCCGCAGGGCGGGCGGGTCGGGAAGCCGCTGGGCACGGATACGAGCGGGGCCACCGTTTTCGACGTACCGCTGGCCAGTGGCAGCACCCTCTATGTGCAGCTGGGCGACTGGCCGGTGTACGGCGCGCTGGGCGTGCTGGCGGCATTCTGCGCCTATGAGGGCGGCCGGTCACTGCGACGGCGTAACCCGGTGGAGCCGGTCGGTGCCGTGGGCCCGAAGGCCGGGGTGCCCGCTCCCTGA
- a CDS encoding Gfo/Idh/MocA family protein — protein MKVGCIGLGDIAQKAYLPVLSTLPGVELHLQTRTPATLASVAETHRIPPEQRHTDLDSLIAAGLDAAFVHAPTSVHPEITGRLLDAGVPTYIDKPLAYELADSERLVDLAEERGVSLAVGFNRRLAPGYAQCVEHPRELILMQKNRVGLPEEPRAMVLDDFIHVVDTLRFLVPGPVEHTVVRARIRDGLMHHVVLQLSGDGFTAIGAMNRLSGSTEERLEVSGQDSKREVVNLAEVIDHKGQPSVRRRGDWVPVARQRGIEQGVLTFLDAVRAGKLLSARDALETHEMCERILRDLDCA, from the coding sequence GTGAAGGTCGGCTGCATCGGGCTCGGCGACATCGCGCAGAAGGCATATCTGCCGGTACTCAGCACCCTGCCCGGGGTCGAACTGCATCTGCAGACCCGTACCCCCGCCACCCTGGCCTCGGTCGCCGAGACCCACCGGATCCCGCCGGAGCAGCGCCACACCGACCTCGACTCGCTGATCGCCGCGGGCCTGGACGCCGCGTTCGTCCACGCCCCGACCTCCGTCCACCCGGAGATCACCGGCCGGCTTCTCGACGCGGGTGTTCCCACGTACATCGACAAGCCGCTCGCCTACGAACTCGCCGATTCCGAGCGGCTGGTGGACCTCGCCGAGGAGCGCGGTGTCAGCCTGGCCGTCGGCTTCAACCGGCGGCTTGCGCCCGGCTACGCGCAGTGCGTCGAGCACCCCCGCGAACTGATCCTGATGCAGAAGAACCGGGTGGGTCTGCCCGAGGAGCCGCGGGCGATGGTGCTCGACGACTTCATCCATGTCGTCGACACCTTGCGCTTCCTGGTGCCGGGCCCGGTCGAGCACACCGTCGTACGGGCCCGGATCCGCGACGGGCTGATGCACCATGTCGTGCTGCAGCTGTCCGGCGACGGTTTCACCGCCATCGGCGCGATGAACCGGCTCAGCGGCTCGACGGAGGAGCGGCTCGAGGTCTCCGGGCAGGACTCCAAGCGTGAGGTGGTGAACCTCGCCGAGGTGATCGACCACAAGGGGCAGCCGAGCGTACGGCGACGCGGCGACTGGGTGCCGGTCGCCCGCCAGCGCGGCATCGAGCAGGGAGTGCTGACCTTCCTGGACGCCGTGCGGGCCGGAAAGCTGCTGAGCGCCCGGGACGCCCTCGAGACCCACGAGATGTGCGAGCGCATCCTGCGTGACCTGGACTGCGCCTAG
- a CDS encoding ABC transporter substrate-binding protein: MFYRARLQAAAALASLSLLAGCGLLSDSGSEADQKIVVGTTSEPSTLDPAAAWDNSWELMRNVFQTLVSFPTGSTSPEPDAAESCTFTDRTSTAYRCTIKQGLKFSNGDELDAEAVKYSIDRILTIKVKGGPVGLLGSLDRVETVGDNKVVFHLNKPDATFPFVLATPAMSLVAPSDYPKDEVRTDGKVTGSGPYLLDTYVPGDRAELVKNQNYKGFANRKNNAVTIRYFKGSTPMVDALQKNAIDATYRGLTAEEVVKLEDNKDKNSTLQLIETVGADIRFLVFNPEDPAAGNPAVRRAIAQLVDRDALVAKVYQGTAEPLYSMVPKGIAGHTTSFFDNFGDPDKEKARQILVKAGITEPVAMTFWFTTDRYGSSTAPEFDELKRQLEASGLFKIALKSAPWKTFQAGFTKGDYPVFGRGWFPDFPDPDNFIAPFVGKDTVTGMPYVKNEITQQLLPQSRQQSDRGAVSKQFERAQKILVDDVRLLPLWQGKLYVAAGEDIGGGERALDPQTVMQMWELYRKASW, encoded by the coding sequence GTGTTCTACCGGGCCAGGCTGCAGGCCGCTGCAGCCCTTGCTTCCCTTTCTTTGCTGGCCGGCTGCGGTCTTTTGTCCGACAGCGGATCGGAAGCGGATCAGAAGATAGTCGTCGGTACCACGAGTGAGCCCTCCACTCTCGATCCGGCTGCGGCGTGGGACAACTCCTGGGAGCTGATGCGCAACGTCTTCCAGACCCTGGTGAGCTTCCCCACCGGCAGTACGAGCCCCGAGCCCGACGCCGCGGAGTCCTGCACCTTCACCGACCGGACCAGCACGGCCTACCGCTGCACCATCAAGCAGGGGCTGAAGTTCTCCAACGGGGACGAGCTCGACGCCGAGGCCGTCAAGTACTCCATCGACCGGATCCTGACCATCAAGGTCAAGGGCGGCCCCGTCGGCCTGCTCGGCTCGCTCGACCGGGTCGAGACCGTGGGTGACAACAAGGTCGTCTTCCACCTCAACAAGCCGGACGCCACGTTCCCGTTCGTCCTGGCCACCCCCGCGATGTCCCTGGTGGCGCCGAGCGACTATCCGAAGGACGAGGTCCGCACGGACGGCAAGGTCACCGGATCGGGTCCCTACCTCCTGGACACGTACGTGCCGGGTGACAGGGCCGAGCTGGTGAAGAACCAGAACTACAAGGGCTTCGCCAACCGCAAGAACAACGCCGTGACCATCCGGTACTTCAAGGGGTCCACCCCCATGGTCGACGCGCTGCAGAAGAACGCGATCGACGCCACCTACCGCGGCCTCACCGCCGAGGAGGTCGTCAAGCTCGAGGACAACAAGGACAAGAACAGCACGCTGCAGCTCATCGAGACCGTCGGCGCCGACATCCGATTCCTGGTCTTCAACCCCGAGGACCCGGCGGCCGGGAACCCTGCCGTCCGGCGGGCCATCGCCCAGCTCGTGGACCGGGACGCCTTGGTGGCCAAGGTGTACCAGGGCACTGCCGAACCGCTGTACTCCATGGTGCCCAAGGGCATCGCAGGGCACACCACCAGCTTCTTCGACAACTTCGGTGACCCGGACAAGGAGAAGGCCAGGCAGATCCTCGTCAAGGCGGGCATCACCGAGCCCGTCGCGATGACGTTCTGGTTCACCACCGACCGGTACGGCTCCTCGACGGCCCCCGAGTTCGATGAGCTGAAGCGGCAGTTGGAAGCCTCCGGGTTGTTCAAGATCGCGCTGAAGAGCGCTCCGTGGAAGACGTTCCAGGCGGGTTTCACCAAGGGTGACTACCCCGTCTTCGGCCGCGGCTGGTTCCCGGACTTCCCGGACCCGGACAACTTCATCGCCCCCTTCGTGGGCAAGGACACCGTCACCGGTATGCCGTACGTGAAGAACGAGATCACCCAGCAGCTGCTGCCGCAGAGCCGCCAGCAGAGCGATCGGGGCGCGGTCAGCAAGCAGTTCGAGCGCGCGCAGAAGATCCTGGTCGACGACGTCCGGCTGCTGCCGCTGTGGCAGGGCAAGCTGTACGTGGCGGCGGGTGAGGACATCGGCGGCGGCGAGCGCGCCCTGGACCCGCAGACGGTCATGCAGATGTGGGAGTTGTACCGCAAGGCCAGCTGGTAG
- a CDS encoding HipA family kinase produces the protein MLTEVTATRYVTPLREGGSLPGIVEADNFGTYVMKFTGAGQGRKTLVAEVICGELGRRLGLRVPELVTIQLDPVIGLAEPDQEVQELLKASGGLNLGMDYLPGSIGFDPLAYQVDPAEAGKIVWFDALINNVDRSWRNPNMLVWHGDVWLIDHGATMIWHHNWPGAQASAAKPYNASDHVLAPFGPDIAAAAAELAPLVTEQLLAEVTAEVPDEWLVDEPGFDTTDALRRAYAAPLLARAATIHERISMDAPTKTKPSQAPGWLTEHLAPWPHPTKKDRAERAAAEQAGSDLAGTTRSSKDGGR, from the coding sequence ATGCTCACAGAAGTCACCGCGACCCGCTACGTCACACCCCTGAGGGAAGGCGGATCCCTGCCTGGAATTGTCGAGGCCGACAATTTCGGCACCTACGTCATGAAGTTCACCGGCGCGGGACAGGGCCGCAAGACCCTTGTCGCGGAGGTCATCTGCGGGGAACTCGGCCGGCGGCTGGGACTGCGGGTCCCGGAACTCGTCACGATCCAGCTCGACCCGGTCATCGGGCTCGCGGAGCCGGATCAGGAGGTGCAGGAGCTGCTCAAGGCGAGCGGTGGGCTGAATCTCGGAATGGACTATCTGCCCGGTTCGATCGGGTTCGATCCGCTCGCGTACCAGGTGGACCCGGCAGAGGCCGGAAAGATCGTCTGGTTCGATGCGTTGATCAACAATGTCGACCGATCGTGGCGGAACCCTAACATGCTGGTCTGGCACGGCGATGTCTGGCTCATCGACCACGGTGCCACGATGATCTGGCACCACAACTGGCCGGGTGCGCAGGCGTCGGCCGCCAAGCCGTACAACGCCTCCGACCATGTGCTCGCGCCCTTCGGCCCGGACATCGCGGCCGCGGCCGCCGAGCTCGCCCCGCTCGTCACCGAGCAGTTGCTGGCCGAGGTGACCGCCGAGGTGCCCGACGAGTGGCTGGTCGACGAGCCCGGCTTCGACACGACCGACGCGCTGCGCCGCGCCTATGCGGCGCCGCTGCTGGCACGCGCCGCCACCATTCATGAGCGGATCTCGATGGACGCGCCCACGAAGACCAAGCCGTCCCAGGCGCCGGGGTGGCTCACCGAGCACCTGGCACCGTGGCCGCACCCCACGAAGAAGGATCGGGCCGAGAGGGCCGCGGCCGAACAGGCCGGTTCGGATCTGGCCGGTACCACGCGAAGCAGCAAGGACGGTGGCCGGTGA
- a CDS encoding uracil-DNA glycosylase, producing the protein MTDTDLLPESWRGVLGEELQKTYFKELTEFVEEERAKGPVYPPREQVFAALEATPYDKVKVLVLGQDPYHGEGQGHGLCFSVRPGVRTPPSLRNIYKEMKEELGLPVPDNGYLMPWAEQGVLLLNAVLTVRAGEANSHKGKGWEKVTDAVIRAVASRPDPAVFVLWGNYAQKKLPLIDEERHVVVKGAHPSPLSAKKFFGSHPFTQINEAVAAQGHQPIDWRIPDLG; encoded by the coding sequence GTGACCGACACCGACCTGCTGCCCGAGTCCTGGCGCGGCGTCCTCGGCGAAGAGCTGCAGAAGACGTACTTCAAGGAGCTCACCGAGTTCGTCGAGGAGGAGCGGGCCAAGGGGCCGGTCTATCCGCCGCGCGAGCAGGTCTTCGCCGCACTGGAAGCCACTCCGTACGACAAGGTGAAGGTCCTGGTGCTCGGCCAGGACCCTTACCACGGCGAGGGGCAGGGGCACGGGCTGTGCTTCTCCGTCCGGCCCGGCGTCAGGACTCCGCCCTCCTTGCGGAACATCTACAAGGAGATGAAGGAGGAGCTCGGCCTGCCGGTCCCGGACAACGGGTATCTGATGCCGTGGGCCGAGCAGGGTGTCCTGCTCCTGAACGCCGTGCTGACGGTCCGGGCCGGCGAGGCCAACTCGCACAAGGGCAAGGGCTGGGAGAAGGTCACGGACGCGGTGATCCGCGCGGTGGCCTCGCGGCCCGATCCGGCTGTCTTCGTCCTCTGGGGCAACTACGCGCAGAAGAAGCTCCCGCTGATCGACGAGGAGCGCCATGTGGTGGTCAAGGGCGCGCACCCTTCGCCGCTGTCGGCGAAGAAGTTCTTCGGCTCCCATCCGTTCACGCAGATCAACGAGGCCGTTGCGGCACAGGGGCACCAGCCCATCGACTGGCGCATCCCCGACCTGGGCTGA